A genome region from Acidobacteriota bacterium includes the following:
- a CDS encoding lactate racemase domain-containing protein: MVVQISNRERALSDTEIRALLATGLEELDLTGRRVLVVIPDGTRTAPIGLFFGLLGDLLGSKVEALDYLIALGTHPPMDDAAKGRLLETKVVEGMTSSSRVFNHRWEVPETFENLGTIPASEVAAVTDGKLEMDIEVRLNQLVGDADGNMSYDHILVCGPVFPHEVAGFSGGNKYFVPGIAGQEVIDATHWVGALVTSHEIIGVRETPVRRLIDRAASFIPTPRSLIALVMHGHDLHGVFMGDMEEAWQVATELSAELDIVWVDRPFKRVLSVMPEMYDDLWTGAKGMYKLEPAIADGGEVVIYAPHITEVSYVHGRYLDQIGYHVRDYFTAQWEKFKNIPWGVLAHSTHLRGAGTYAKGVEEPRIQVTLATGIPRERCEAAGLGYLDPAEVDPEDWADREDEGILLVRRAGEQLYRVKGDEQFSEEK, from the coding sequence ATGGTCGTCCAGATCAGCAATCGCGAACGCGCGCTCAGCGACACGGAGATCCGTGCGCTGCTGGCGACGGGCCTCGAAGAGCTCGATCTCACGGGCCGGCGGGTACTGGTGGTGATCCCTGACGGCACCCGTACCGCGCCGATTGGCCTGTTCTTCGGGCTTCTCGGCGATTTGCTGGGTTCGAAAGTGGAGGCCCTCGACTACTTGATTGCCCTCGGCACACACCCGCCGATGGACGACGCTGCTAAGGGCCGCCTCTTGGAGACCAAGGTGGTGGAAGGCATGACAAGCTCCTCGAGGGTTTTCAACCACCGCTGGGAGGTGCCGGAAACATTCGAGAACCTCGGGACGATTCCCGCCTCTGAGGTTGCGGCTGTGACCGACGGTAAGCTCGAGATGGACATCGAAGTGCGGCTCAATCAGCTGGTGGGCGACGCTGACGGAAATATGTCGTACGACCATATTCTGGTGTGCGGGCCGGTCTTTCCGCACGAGGTGGCAGGATTCTCCGGCGGCAACAAATACTTCGTTCCGGGGATCGCCGGCCAGGAGGTGATCGACGCCACTCACTGGGTGGGAGCCCTGGTGACGAGTCACGAGATCATCGGCGTCCGCGAAACGCCCGTGCGGCGGCTGATCGATCGGGCGGCCTCCTTTATTCCGACGCCGAGAAGCCTCATCGCACTGGTGATGCACGGACACGATCTGCACGGCGTGTTCATGGGTGACATGGAGGAGGCCTGGCAGGTGGCGACCGAACTCTCGGCCGAGCTCGACATCGTGTGGGTCGACCGGCCCTTCAAACGGGTGCTGTCGGTGATGCCGGAGATGTATGACGACCTGTGGACCGGCGCCAAGGGCATGTACAAGCTCGAGCCCGCCATCGCCGACGGTGGCGAGGTGGTGATCTACGCGCCCCACATCACCGAGGTGTCGTACGTACACGGTCGTTACCTCGACCAGATCGGCTACCACGTGCGCGATTACTTCACAGCTCAGTGGGAGAAATTCAAAAATATCCCGTGGGGGGTTCTGGCCCACTCGACGCATCTTCGCGGTGCGGGCACTTACGCGAAAGGAGTCGAAGAACCGCGGATTCAGGTGACTCTGGCCACCGGTATCCCGCGCGAACGGTGCGAGGCGGCCGGACTGGGTTACCTGGACCCGGCGGAAGTCGACCCGGAGGACTGGGCCGATCGCGAGGACGAGGGCATTTTGCTGGTACGGCGCGCGGGCGAGCAGCTGTACCGCGTGAAGGGTGACGAGCAGTTTTCGGAGGAGAAGTGA
- a CDS encoding GHMP kinase: MTILRSAGRELSEVVELLGQVADLESGNGFVAKVPLRICPIGAHVDHQGGIVTGMTIDRYVWLAAVPDPEPVFTVESLDFTGRETVALTDEIKPKVGDWGDYVRAAVAALRQDRPLDCGLKAVVGGDLPGSGLSSSAAVLIAYLLALTRVNGIDLGREDIAALVQRAENEYVGVESGQLDQSIILHGQRGNLTRIACTERTIDQVPFPEGGREFDVLVAFSGVSRELAGSGFNTRVEECRNAARILLELSGRQITDVPLLSDVPPDVFERFACQIPTIPRRRAAHFFGEQRRVLNGVEAWRQGDIERFGGLMTASGASSIQNYESGTAELVTLYELLRGTPCVIGTRFSGGGFGGSCIALIERGEGECVSETVRQGYELAHPAAAAAASFDVCNSAGAARVERLRV, translated from the coding sequence ATGACGATTCTCCGATCCGCCGGACGTGAACTCTCGGAAGTCGTTGAACTGCTTGGCCAGGTTGCAGATCTCGAAAGCGGGAACGGGTTTGTCGCAAAGGTGCCGCTGCGAATCTGTCCGATCGGTGCTCACGTCGATCACCAGGGTGGGATCGTCACCGGCATGACGATCGACCGTTACGTGTGGCTGGCCGCCGTGCCTGATCCGGAGCCCGTGTTCACGGTTGAAAGTCTCGACTTCACAGGCAGGGAGACGGTCGCACTCACCGACGAAATCAAACCGAAGGTCGGGGATTGGGGTGACTATGTACGTGCGGCGGTAGCTGCCCTCAGGCAGGACCGGCCTCTCGATTGTGGGCTCAAGGCTGTCGTTGGCGGCGATCTTCCTGGCAGCGGACTGAGCTCGTCGGCCGCGGTGCTCATCGCATATCTGCTCGCCCTGACCAGGGTGAACGGGATCGATCTCGGCCGGGAAGACATCGCAGCGCTCGTTCAGCGTGCGGAGAACGAGTACGTAGGCGTCGAAAGCGGTCAACTTGACCAATCCATCATCCTCCACGGGCAACGCGGAAATCTCACCCGGATCGCCTGCACCGAAAGGACCATCGATCAGGTGCCGTTTCCGGAAGGAGGCAGGGAATTTGACGTACTGGTTGCGTTCTCGGGAGTGTCGAGGGAACTTGCCGGATCTGGCTTCAATACGCGAGTGGAGGAGTGCAGGAATGCGGCGAGGATATTGCTTGAACTCAGTGGACGACAGATCACGGATGTTCCGCTCCTGTCTGATGTTCCGCCCGACGTTTTCGAGCGTTTCGCCTGCCAAATTCCGACGATCCCGCGGCGTCGCGCGGCGCATTTCTTTGGTGAGCAGCGTCGCGTCCTCAACGGCGTCGAGGCGTGGCGGCAAGGCGACATCGAGCGCTTTGGGGGGTTGATGACAGCCTCCGGCGCGAGTTCGATTCAGAATTACGAGAGCGGAACCGCCGAGCTCGTCACGCTGTACGAACTGCTCCGCGGCACTCCCTGCGTGATCGGCACGCGGTTCTCAGGCGGAGGGTTCGGCGGTAGTTGCATCGCCCTCATCGAGCGTGGTGAGGGAGAATGCGTCAGCGAAACTGTCCGGCAGGGATATGAATTGGCCCATCCGGCGGCCGCGGCGGCAGCTTCGTTCGACGTCTGCAACTCCGCGGGTGCGGCGCGGGTTGAACGATTGAGGGTCTGA
- a CDS encoding FadR family transcriptional regulator, whose amino-acid sequence MTAESSSRSTQDGSSIAARAVVSYIRKLIEDGRFKAGDKLPPEREMAQVLGVSRASVRDGLRSLATVGVVEARQGAGTFVADGPPTFDVNPISLFVSLHKIPECELFETRRVIEIDLAGLAAERAGGEELAVISEQVTEMYASLDDVHRFLVHDIRFHRSVAAAARNPLLAAIMEMVADLFYDQRTATVEGWQGAAEAAEQHRRIYQAIRAGDVDKARAEMGHHLTWAQRDQEVE is encoded by the coding sequence ATGACAGCAGAATCCAGCAGCCGCTCCACCCAAGATGGGTCGTCGATAGCCGCGAGGGCCGTCGTCAGCTACATCCGAAAGCTGATCGAGGACGGACGTTTCAAGGCGGGCGACAAACTTCCTCCTGAGAGAGAAATGGCGCAGGTTCTCGGCGTGAGCCGAGCGAGTGTGCGCGACGGCCTGCGGTCACTCGCGACAGTTGGCGTGGTCGAAGCCAGGCAAGGTGCCGGCACCTTCGTAGCGGACGGCCCACCCACCTTCGACGTCAACCCGATTTCTCTTTTTGTGTCCCTCCACAAAATCCCGGAATGCGAGCTTTTTGAAACTCGGCGGGTCATCGAGATCGATCTGGCGGGTCTCGCCGCAGAGAGGGCGGGCGGTGAGGAGTTGGCCGTCATTTCGGAGCAGGTGACGGAGATGTATGCGTCGCTCGATGACGTGCACCGATTTCTGGTTCACGATATCCGATTTCATCGATCCGTGGCAGCTGCAGCGAGGAATCCACTCCTGGCCGCAATCATGGAAATGGTGGCCGATCTGTTCTACGACCAGCGGACTGCTACGGTGGAAGGCTGGCAGGGAGCTGCCGAGGCGGCGGAGCAGCACCGCAGGATCTATCAGGCGATCAGGGCGGGAGATGTCGACAAGGCCCGCGCCGAGATGGGCCATCACCTGACCTGGGCGCAACGGGACCAGGAGGTGGAATGA
- the gnd gene encoding decarboxylating NADP(+)-dependent phosphogluconate dehydrogenase: MGDKAEIGLIGLAVMGQNLVLNMNDHGFKVAVFNRTLDVVDEFLAGNAAGRDIVGARSLEELVSLLEKPRRVMLLVKAGQPVDDFIERLIPLLDKGDIIIDGGNSNYNDTMRRAKWVESEGLNYIGTGVSGGEEGARHGPSIMPGGSPEAWPSVQPIFQAISAKVEDGSPCCEWVGENGAGHFVKMVHNGIEYGDMQLICEAYHLMKEGLGLDPRRMHEIFAEWNEGELDSYLIEITRDILGFRDEQGEPILEKILDTAGQKGTGKWTAMAALEMGIPLTLISEAVLARFLSALKDERIVAEGVLSGPDASFEGDVDAFIEDLRQALYASKIVSYAQGYMLMRAAAEEYGWNLNNGGIALMWRGGCIIRSVFLGEIKQAYDRDPALTNLLLDPYFSEQVENAQAAWRRVVARAVALGVPVPAMSSALAFYDGYRHGRLPANLLQAQRDYFGAHTYERVDRPRGEFFHTDWTGHGGDVTARTYQA, from the coding sequence ATGGGAGACAAAGCTGAAATCGGTCTCATAGGTCTAGCGGTCATGGGCCAGAACCTGGTCCTCAACATGAACGATCACGGCTTCAAGGTGGCGGTCTTCAACCGCACACTCGATGTTGTCGACGAGTTCCTCGCGGGCAACGCCGCCGGCCGAGACATTGTCGGCGCGCGGTCGCTCGAAGAGTTGGTTTCACTGCTCGAGAAGCCGCGGCGCGTGATGCTGCTGGTCAAGGCGGGACAGCCCGTGGACGACTTCATCGAGCGGCTGATCCCGCTCCTCGACAAGGGGGACATCATAATCGACGGAGGCAACTCCAACTACAACGACACCATGCGCCGCGCGAAGTGGGTCGAGTCGGAAGGGCTCAACTATATCGGCACAGGTGTTTCGGGCGGTGAGGAGGGCGCGCGGCACGGACCTTCGATCATGCCGGGAGGCTCGCCCGAGGCATGGCCGTCGGTCCAGCCGATATTTCAGGCGATATCGGCAAAGGTGGAGGACGGCAGTCCATGCTGCGAGTGGGTGGGCGAGAACGGCGCCGGCCACTTCGTCAAGATGGTCCACAACGGCATCGAGTACGGCGACATGCAGCTCATCTGTGAGGCCTACCACCTGATGAAGGAGGGGCTCGGCCTCGACCCCCGGCGCATGCACGAGATCTTCGCCGAGTGGAACGAAGGCGAGCTCGATTCCTACCTGATCGAGATCACCCGCGACATTCTCGGGTTCCGAGACGAGCAGGGCGAGCCGATCCTCGAGAAGATCCTCGATACCGCCGGGCAGAAGGGCACCGGCAAGTGGACGGCGATGGCGGCCCTTGAAATGGGTATCCCGCTCACCTTGATCTCCGAAGCTGTGCTGGCGCGCTTTCTTTCGGCCCTCAAGGACGAACGAATCGTGGCGGAAGGGGTGCTGAGCGGACCGGACGCTTCCTTCGAGGGGGATGTTGACGCGTTCATCGAGGATCTCCGTCAGGCCCTCTACGCCTCGAAGATCGTATCCTACGCCCAGGGCTACATGCTGATGCGGGCGGCCGCCGAGGAGTACGGTTGGAACCTCAACAACGGCGGCATCGCCCTCATGTGGCGTGGAGGATGTATCATCCGCTCGGTCTTCCTCGGCGAGATCAAGCAGGCGTACGATCGCGATCCAGCTCTCACGAACCTGCTCCTCGACCCCTATTTCTCGGAGCAGGTCGAGAACGCCCAGGCTGCGTGGCGGCGGGTGGTCGCGCGGGCGGTGGCGCTCGGCGTGCCGGTGCCTGCGATGTCGAGCGCACTCGCCTTCTACGACGGCTATCGCCACGGTCGGCTGCCGGCCAACCTCCTGCAGGCGCAGCGTGACTACTTCGGCGCCCACACCTATGAGCGCGTGGACAGACCGCGCGGCGAGTTCTTCCACACCGATTGGACCGGTCATGGCGGTGACGTGACCGCCCGGACCTATCAAGCGTAA
- a CDS encoding alanine--glyoxylate aminotransferase family protein, with protein sequence MAKPDQIFDLPRRVLLGPGPSDVPDRVLAAMAVPTIGHLDPKYLRIMDETRRMLQGVFRTANEMTVAMPGTGSAGMETCVANLIEPGDEMIVCVAGVFGGRMVDVAERYGADVHRIEVPWGEVFEPDTIEAALKSFPRTKVVGIVHAETSTGAHQPLDEISRLVHDAGACFLVDAVTSLGGVELDVDGWQIDACYSGTQKCLSCPPGLAPVTFSPAAVEIIRKRSTKVTSWYLDLSMIERYWGQERIYHHTAPINMSYALYEALRIVEEEGLEARIERHLRNHRALRAGLEAMGLSYIPPRRSLAVLNAVHALPSVDDAVVRRRLLEEFGIEIGAGLGPFKGKAWRIGLMGASSTRRNVVLVLTALEAILGDLGVGVDRGMAVAEAMKTYTSSE encoded by the coding sequence ATGGCGAAACCCGACCAGATTTTCGATCTGCCGCGGCGGGTGCTTCTGGGACCCGGTCCGAGCGATGTTCCCGACCGCGTTCTGGCGGCGATGGCGGTGCCAACCATCGGTCACCTCGATCCGAAGTACCTCCGCATCATGGATGAGACGAGGCGAATGCTGCAGGGCGTGTTCCGGACGGCGAACGAAATGACGGTAGCGATGCCGGGTACAGGCAGCGCGGGAATGGAAACCTGCGTCGCCAATCTGATCGAGCCCGGCGACGAAATGATCGTGTGTGTCGCCGGCGTCTTCGGCGGGCGAATGGTCGATGTTGCCGAGCGTTACGGGGCGGATGTACACCGCATCGAGGTGCCGTGGGGCGAGGTTTTCGAGCCCGACACGATCGAGGCTGCGTTGAAGAGCTTCCCTCGCACCAAGGTGGTTGGCATCGTGCATGCCGAAACCTCGACCGGCGCGCACCAGCCCCTCGACGAGATCTCACGCCTTGTCCACGACGCCGGCGCGTGCTTTCTCGTCGATGCCGTGACCTCGCTTGGTGGTGTCGAGCTCGACGTCGACGGGTGGCAGATCGATGCCTGTTATAGCGGTACTCAGAAATGCCTGTCGTGCCCGCCGGGGCTTGCCCCGGTCACGTTTTCTCCTGCCGCAGTGGAAATAATTAGGAAGCGCTCGACGAAGGTCACGAGCTGGTATCTCGACCTTTCGATGATCGAGCGCTACTGGGGGCAGGAGCGGATCTACCACCACACCGCGCCGATCAACATGTCCTATGCGCTATACGAGGCCCTGCGCATCGTCGAGGAGGAAGGCCTCGAGGCGCGGATCGAACGCCACCTTCGAAACCACCGGGCGCTTCGGGCCGGTCTCGAGGCGATGGGCCTCTCCTACATTCCGCCACGTCGTTCGCTCGCGGTTCTCAACGCGGTCCACGCGTTGCCTAGTGTCGACGATGCCGTCGTCAGACGTCGCCTGCTCGAAGAATTCGGGATCGAGATCGGTGCCGGGCTCGGTCCATTCAAGGGGAAGGCGTGGCGCATCGGCCTGATGGGCGCATCGAGTACCCGGCGCAACGTAGTACTTGTGTTGACCGCCCTGGAGGCGATTCTGGGGGACCTCGGTGTCGGCGTGGATCGGGGCATGGCAGTCGCAGAGGCAATGAAAACATACACTTCGTCGGAATGA
- a CDS encoding SDR family oxidoreductase codes for MSYLDDLFSLDGKVAVAIGAGGVLAGAMADALGAAGARVAVLDLNGEAAEARAEAIRKAAGVEALGVAIDATSEDDLRKALGQVLSLWGRVDVMLNAPGINSGTPFFEITEKEWNRIISVNLTSIFLACQIFGQEMVNRGEGGSIINISSASSGPPLSKVFTYSITKAGVNNLTQFLAREWAPSAVRVNAVAPGFFPAEQNRKLLTEERTAAIMGHTPMNRFGEAEELAGAVVWLASEKASGFVTGAIIRVDGGFTAMTI; via the coding sequence ATGAGTTATCTCGACGATCTGTTTTCGCTCGATGGCAAGGTCGCGGTCGCAATCGGCGCCGGCGGCGTGCTGGCCGGAGCGATGGCGGATGCCCTCGGGGCTGCTGGAGCGCGGGTTGCAGTCCTCGATCTTAACGGCGAGGCCGCGGAGGCACGCGCCGAGGCGATCCGAAAGGCGGCTGGCGTCGAGGCGCTCGGCGTGGCGATCGACGCCACCAGTGAAGACGACCTGCGCAAGGCCCTCGGTCAGGTCCTGAGCCTGTGGGGCCGGGTTGATGTGATGCTCAATGCGCCCGGCATCAATTCGGGCACACCGTTCTTCGAGATCACCGAGAAGGAGTGGAACCGGATCATCTCCGTGAATCTCACCAGCATTTTCCTGGCGTGTCAGATCTTCGGCCAGGAGATGGTGAATCGCGGCGAAGGCGGCTCGATCATCAACATCTCGTCGGCCTCATCGGGGCCCCCGTTGTCGAAGGTCTTCACCTACTCGATCACCAAGGCGGGAGTCAACAATTTGACCCAGTTCCTCGCCCGGGAGTGGGCGCCGTCTGCGGTCAGAGTCAACGCCGTCGCGCCGGGCTTTTTTCCGGCCGAGCAGAACCGCAAGCTGCTGACCGAGGAACGGACGGCAGCCATCATGGGGCACACGCCGATGAACCGGTTCGGTGAAGCGGAAGAGCTCGCCGGGGCAGTGGTGTGGTTGGCCTCCGAAAAAGCCTCGGGTTTCGTCACCGGGGCCATCATTCGGGTCGATGGCGGTTTTACCGCCATGACTATCTGA
- a CDS encoding tagaturonate epimerase family protein, with product MSIRDNIESLRSGEKATAALRLPSGVRLDVERRSVQWFDGGALMVAREGGRRRLLVMEGDGSSLTDRFSGERVEIEPGVVARVGNLDHSNAVAVREICEIARPQPLGLADSFGLGDRLGVAGPAHLRAMRDSGFRAVLAQQSIRELERTERTPDEVMDAAVWAVIEEGWQDPWGADADHLKTPADVELMAAAGFTMFTIDPGDHVVDAADTMSVEELENAFLELPWRELETTPEEARSRYAGGKIISWDGLELHPSNADILRAWVKYGTSLAHTSKMYRHIASTMGDRLFEVEVSVDETASVTTPFEHWLVATELRRLEVEWVGLAPRFVGDFEKGIDYRGDLEVFRTEYLKHLAVAKALGPYKISIHSGSDKFGVYRVIGEIGRGGVHVKTAGTSYLEALRTLASCEPELFREILDFSRSLYEHERRTYHVSAELERVPESASLSDGELPGLFEDDDARQVLHVTFGRVLTEKVGGEYRFKNRLLAALGDHEKEHFANLEAHFRRHTAPFGAVGDGT from the coding sequence ATGAGCATCCGTGACAACATCGAATCTCTTCGCAGCGGAGAAAAGGCAACGGCGGCCTTGCGCCTTCCCTCGGGCGTCAGGCTCGACGTCGAACGGCGGTCGGTGCAGTGGTTCGATGGAGGAGCATTGATGGTCGCCCGTGAAGGTGGGCGCCGACGGTTGCTGGTGATGGAAGGTGATGGCTCCAGCCTCACCGACAGATTCTCCGGCGAACGCGTCGAGATCGAGCCGGGCGTCGTTGCCCGCGTCGGAAACCTCGATCACTCGAACGCGGTCGCGGTCCGTGAGATCTGTGAGATCGCCCGGCCGCAACCCCTCGGTCTCGCCGACAGCTTCGGCCTCGGTGACCGGCTCGGCGTTGCCGGACCGGCCCACCTGCGGGCCATGCGGGACAGCGGCTTCAGGGCTGTGCTCGCGCAACAGTCGATTCGCGAGCTGGAGCGCACCGAGCGCACTCCCGACGAGGTCATGGACGCCGCCGTGTGGGCGGTGATCGAGGAGGGCTGGCAGGATCCATGGGGGGCGGATGCCGACCACCTCAAGACGCCGGCCGACGTCGAGCTGATGGCGGCGGCCGGGTTCACGATGTTCACCATCGATCCTGGAGATCACGTGGTCGACGCCGCGGACACGATGTCGGTCGAGGAACTCGAGAACGCGTTCTTGGAACTGCCGTGGAGGGAGCTGGAAACGACGCCGGAGGAAGCCCGGAGCCGCTATGCCGGGGGCAAGATCATTTCTTGGGATGGTCTCGAGCTCCATCCATCGAACGCAGATATCCTGCGGGCGTGGGTCAAGTACGGGACCTCGCTCGCTCACACTTCGAAGATGTATCGTCACATCGCATCCACAATGGGAGATCGCCTATTCGAAGTCGAGGTGTCGGTCGACGAGACTGCCTCGGTGACTACGCCGTTCGAACACTGGCTGGTGGCTACGGAATTGCGCCGCCTCGAAGTCGAGTGGGTAGGGCTCGCGCCGCGATTCGTCGGCGATTTCGAGAAGGGCATCGACTATCGCGGCGACCTCGAGGTCTTTCGCACCGAGTACCTCAAACACCTGGCGGTGGCGAAAGCTCTCGGGCCCTACAAGATCAGCATCCACTCGGGCAGCGACAAATTCGGGGTCTACCGCGTAATCGGCGAGATCGGCAGGGGCGGGGTCCACGTCAAGACAGCAGGGACGAGTTACCTCGAGGCGCTGCGGACCCTCGCCTCATGCGAGCCGGAGCTCTTTCGAGAGATCCTCGATTTCTCGCGCTCACTCTACGAGCACGAGCGGCGCACCTATCACGTGTCGGCCGAGCTCGAACGGGTGCCGGAATCGGCGAGTCTCTCGGACGGTGAGCTCCCCGGGCTGTTCGAGGATGATGACGCGCGTCAGGTCCTGCACGTGACCTTTGGCCGGGTCCTGACCGAGAAGGTCGGCGGCGAGTACCGGTTCAAGAACCGCCTGCTGGCCGCTCTCGGTGATCACGAGAAAGAGCATTTCGCAAACCTGGAGGCGCACTTCCGGCGCCACACGGCGCCCTTTGGCGCGGTTGGAGACGGCACATGA
- a CDS encoding Asp/Glu/hydantoin racemase, which produces MRTAIPLVLLGVIAALGPGCTSVVEETQPRSIVDLVADGDSALFSVPIERYQTLDDDLPIGVFDSGIGGLTVLNEIVTIDRFDNRTHEPGADGRPDFEDESFVYLGDQANMPYGNYPSEDKVDFLEELIVKDTVFLLGNRYWLSRTAEAPRRDKPPVKAIVVACNTATAYGLDDIHRALERWGVPVFTVGVVAAGADGAIESLLETGPNGAVAVMATVGTCASGGYPREIARASREGGIDPPEVIQQGSLGLAGAIEGSPEFVAAEDAAATATYRGPAVGNSTAPIEPELIGAYGFEPEGILGDLEQPETWRLNSIENYIRYDTATLVENHRKAGSTDPISTVILGCTHFPFHQADIERSFHRLREFRTVSGEAPYEHLIAEDIIFVDPARLTAVQLYEALTERELFDDDNPGGATADEFFISVPNADCPGVVLRPDGLSFTYAYKYGRTPGELDLEYVKRVPMSRTNLGDAAVATIRRTMPGVWTRLVAFSAYNPRCTDLPDEARIRETD; this is translated from the coding sequence ATGCGCACAGCAATCCCACTCGTGTTGTTGGGCGTCATCGCCGCCCTCGGACCCGGCTGCACCAGCGTCGTTGAGGAGACGCAGCCGCGCTCGATCGTGGATCTGGTCGCCGACGGCGACTCGGCCCTGTTTTCGGTTCCCATCGAGAGGTATCAGACGCTCGACGATGACCTGCCGATCGGGGTCTTCGATTCGGGGATCGGCGGGCTCACCGTCCTCAACGAGATCGTCACGATTGACCGGTTCGACAACCGGACCCATGAGCCGGGGGCGGATGGGCGACCTGACTTCGAGGACGAGTCCTTCGTCTACCTCGGTGACCAGGCGAATATGCCCTACGGGAACTACCCGTCGGAGGACAAGGTTGATTTTCTCGAGGAGCTGATCGTCAAGGATACCGTGTTCCTGCTCGGGAACCGATATTGGCTGTCGAGAACAGCTGAGGCTCCCCGCCGGGACAAACCACCGGTCAAGGCAATCGTGGTTGCGTGCAACACGGCGACTGCCTACGGCCTCGACGACATTCACCGCGCCCTCGAAAGGTGGGGTGTTCCGGTCTTCACCGTCGGAGTGGTGGCAGCGGGTGCGGACGGCGCCATCGAATCGCTGCTCGAGACGGGACCGAATGGTGCGGTGGCCGTGATGGCGACCGTCGGCACGTGCGCCAGTGGCGGCTACCCGCGCGAAATCGCGCGCGCGTCGCGCGAGGGAGGGATCGATCCACCGGAGGTCATTCAACAGGGGAGCCTCGGGCTCGCGGGCGCGATCGAGGGAAGTCCGGAGTTCGTCGCGGCGGAAGACGCCGCGGCAACCGCAACTTATCGAGGGCCGGCAGTCGGCAACTCCACGGCACCGATCGAGCCGGAGTTGATCGGGGCATATGGCTTCGAGCCTGAGGGCATTTTAGGGGATCTCGAGCAACCCGAAACCTGGCGGCTGAACTCGATCGAAAACTACATACGCTACGATACCGCGACCCTGGTCGAGAACCATCGGAAGGCCGGATCGACCGATCCGATCAGCACGGTGATACTGGGTTGTACCCACTTCCCGTTCCACCAGGCGGACATCGAGAGGTCGTTCCACAGGCTACGGGAGTTCCGGACCGTGTCGGGCGAGGCGCCGTACGAACATCTCATCGCCGAGGACATCATCTTCGTGGATCCCGCCCGATTGACAGCCGTTCAGCTCTACGAAGCTTTGACAGAAAGAGAGCTCTTCGACGATGACAACCCCGGGGGCGCGACCGCCGACGAGTTCTTCATCTCGGTGCCGAATGCCGATTGCCCGGGAGTCGTGCTGCGGCCCGACGGGCTCTCATTCACCTACGCCTACAAGTACGGGCGAACGCCGGGAGAGCTGGACCTGGAGTACGTGAAGAGGGTGCCGATGAGCCGCACGAATCTGGGTGACGCAGCTGTCGCGACCATCCGCAGGACCATGCCCGGCGTGTGGACGCGTCTCGTCGCTTTTAGCGCTTACAACCCGCGGTGCACGGACCTGCCGGATGAAGCGAGGATTCGTGAGACAGATTGA
- a CDS encoding NDP-sugar synthase has protein sequence MQAVVLAAGHGTRLHPVTLGRSKAMCPVVGRPLVAWAIEPLVENGIRDFVFVISPDDREIAPYFQGDHGSKVNARFVVQERRLGTAHALGTAAALIDGRFAVWACDSLVDTDHVADLLDAAREGDIVLSLLDVVPEFIPRSAAVELDGNIVRSIVEKPRLEEAPSHTVSLPHYICRRAVLDLLPDVQVSSRGEFEFPDAIQKMIDRGSRVVGVKASARVQVSSPRDLLSLNRSFLRNRREQLTGDSTGLGRGFTAIPPVHIDDGAEVSPGCEIGPEVYLEAGCRIGAGAVIRGSIILRDGRVSEGELIENAVVTRD, from the coding sequence ATGCAGGCCGTTGTGCTCGCCGCGGGTCACGGAACCAGACTGCACCCGGTAACGCTGGGGCGGAGCAAGGCGATGTGCCCTGTTGTAGGCCGGCCGTTGGTCGCCTGGGCGATTGAACCATTGGTGGAGAACGGGATCCGCGACTTCGTGTTCGTCATCTCTCCAGATGATCGCGAAATCGCGCCCTACTTCCAAGGAGATCACGGGTCGAAGGTTAACGCGCGATTCGTCGTTCAGGAGCGCAGACTCGGCACCGCTCATGCCCTTGGCACTGCGGCGGCGCTCATCGATGGCCGGTTCGCCGTGTGGGCGTGCGACAGCCTGGTCGACACAGACCACGTTGCCGATCTTCTCGACGCGGCGCGGGAGGGGGACATCGTCCTCAGCCTCCTCGATGTCGTGCCCGAGTTCATCCCGCGAAGCGCTGCCGTGGAGCTCGACGGGAACATCGTTCGCAGCATCGTCGAAAAGCCGCGGCTGGAGGAAGCGCCGTCGCACACCGTCAGCCTGCCGCACTACATATGTCGGCGCGCAGTGCTGGATCTTTTGCCCGACGTTCAGGTGTCCTCCCGCGGGGAGTTCGAGTTTCCCGACGCCATCCAGAAGATGATCGATCGCGGCTCCCGAGTTGTCGGGGTCAAGGCCTCGGCACGGGTTCAGGTGAGTTCCCCGAGGGACCTTCTGTCGTTGAACCGGTCATTTCTCAGGAATCGTAGAGAACAGTTGACCGGCGACAGCACGGGCCTCGGACGCGGTTTCACCGCGATCCCTCCGGTCCACATCGACGACGGTGCCGAGGTATCCCCGGGCTGCGAGATCGGTCCGGAGGTCTACCTCGAAGCGGGCTGCCGCATCGGCGCCGGAGCTGTGATTCGGGGATCGATCATTCTCAGAGACGGACGTGTCTCCGAGGGTGAGCTGATCGAAAACGCCGTCGTGACCCGAGATTGA